A part of Heliangelus exortis chromosome 3, bHelExo1.hap1, whole genome shotgun sequence genomic DNA contains:
- the THUMPD2 gene encoding THUMP domain-containing protein 2 isoform X4 translates to MGTHGAGLGSASERVCKERLMPVHVICPSERPCPLAIPAELRSALPSSSSSSLSSLGRGSGCEGLREVLPKTPFRSGFCVSPEVDCVSGKVFFSTGTEPGKLKKLKSGERLFLLLKKQPPLGVSGSKGKMLHDIKSLVMEEPKCWLDVLSFWRKLNGSEGKKEDVSQESPLPQKRKSEEETNIADKKQKTEQVRKTVSEECQVELGESCMVPEKKSDQDCCTESKTSLEDTSKSSEQQPIANEHPSFSFRVSCRCSGAVAKILTSQEIGRAIGIALMKQFGWRADLRNPSLEIFVHLNDIHFVVGIPLFRLPLANREYISTAGLRSTVAWAMASLAEIKAGAFVLDPMCGVGTILLEAAKEWPEACYWGADISNSQIEGADVNIRTAGLMDKIGLLKASVKEYFVLEALLCCC, encoded by the exons ATGGGGACCCATGGGGCTGGGCTTGGGTCCGCATCAGAAAGGGTCTGTAAAGAGCGTCTGATGCCGGTCCACGTTATCTGCCCCTCGGAGAGGCCGTGTCCCCTCGCCATCCCCGCTGAGCTGCGGTCTGcgctgccctcctcctcctcttcctccttatcctccctggggagggggagcggGTGTGAGGGGCTGCGGGAAGTGCTGCCCAAAACACCTTTCCGCTCTGGTTTCTGTGTTTCCCCGGAGGTGGACTGCGTCTCAGGAAAGGTCTTCTTCAGCACAGGAACGGAACCGGGCAAGCTGAAGAAACTCAAGTCTGGAGAGCGattatttttgctgctgaagaaaCAGCCCCCGCTTGGGGTGTCCGGGAGCAAAG gGAAAATGCTGCACGATATTAAAAGCCTTGTCATGGAGGAACCAAAGTGTTGGCTGGATGTTCTCTCTTTTTGGAGAAAACTTAATGGAAGcgaggggaaaaaagaggatgTCTCTCAAGAAAGCCCATTGCCTCAGAAGAGGAAATCAGAAGAAGAGACAAATATTGcagataaaaagcagaaaacagaacaagtGAGAAAGACTGTATCTGAGGAATGTCAAGTGGAACTCGGAGAGAGTTGTATGGTACCAGAGAAGAAAAGTGACCAGGACTGCTGCACTGAAAGCAAGACTTCCTTAGAAGACACTTCCAAAAGCAGTGAACAGCAGCCTATTGCAAATGAGCACCCCAGCTTCAGTTTCAGAGTTTCTTGTCGTTGTAGTGGAGCAGTTGCCAAAATACTTACTTCACAG GAGATTGGAAGAGCCATTGGCATAGCACTGATGAAGCAGTTTGGGTGGCGGGCTGACCTGCGGAACCCCAGTCTGGAG ATCTTCGTACATCTTAATGACATTCACTTTGTGGTGGGGATTCCTCTTTTCAG GCTCCCATTGGCAAACCGAGAGTACATCAGCACAGCAGGACTGCGGTCCACGGTTGCGTGGGCCATGGCATCGCTGGCTGAAATCAAG GCGGGTGCCTTTGTGCTGGATCCCATGTGTGGGGTAGGAACAATACTGCTGGAAGCTGCTAAAGAGTGGCCC GAAGCCTGTTACTGGGGTGCTGATATAAGTAATTCACAGATAGAGGGTGCAGATGTGAATATTAGAACTGCAGGCTTGATGGATAAGATTGGGTTACTTAAAGCTTCTGTAAAAG